A part of Paenibacillus donghaensis genomic DNA contains:
- a CDS encoding ABC transporter substrate-binding protein: MHKMAKKSFLAIALMAMVATSAACGNNSNNGASTNNTEGGSTAATTAPAAGSGGSGESVTLTVAWWGSQARHDATLKALDQYKALNPNVTFQTQFSGWDGYFDKLAVQYSAKSAPDIIQMDAAYLNDYAGRELLADLKDVNVENIESATMDGGKVNGTQYAMPLGVAALGMVYDKTVVDKLGLEAPKFGWTWDDYYAFGEAAKAKLGEDKYVFADQSADLVDYTAYQYSMGKGYIFDAEGNLSIDKDTWIGFMTKMDELRKKGILTPPDITTTDKELDPQLDSVINGNAVVRHLFSNQVGSIEALKPDAFGYASMPYGTEAGGWLKPGMFWSVNAQSAHQAEAVKFVDWFVNNEEAGQTLGLTRGTPVNSKVVEALTPTFSAADKTSLDFLNQVTPDAQQFINDPKGWGNFKTDYKTIVEKLQFEQSTPEEAYADLLKTAEQYAAEAK; encoded by the coding sequence ATGCACAAAATGGCAAAGAAAAGTTTTCTTGCAATCGCTTTAATGGCGATGGTTGCGACGTCTGCCGCTTGCGGAAATAACAGCAATAACGGCGCGTCAACAAATAATACAGAGGGGGGCAGCACAGCTGCTACGACTGCTCCTGCAGCGGGGTCCGGAGGTTCCGGCGAGTCTGTGACACTCACAGTGGCATGGTGGGGTTCCCAGGCGAGACATGACGCTACTTTGAAAGCACTCGACCAATATAAGGCGCTGAATCCCAATGTTACGTTCCAGACGCAGTTTTCCGGCTGGGACGGCTATTTTGACAAACTGGCTGTACAATACTCGGCAAAAAGCGCGCCGGATATCATCCAGATGGATGCGGCTTATCTGAATGACTACGCGGGCAGAGAGCTGCTGGCTGATCTGAAGGACGTCAATGTGGAGAACATTGAATCTGCTACGATGGACGGCGGCAAAGTAAACGGCACCCAATATGCCATGCCGCTGGGCGTTGCCGCACTCGGAATGGTGTATGACAAGACCGTCGTTGACAAGCTAGGTCTGGAAGCGCCGAAATTCGGCTGGACCTGGGATGATTATTACGCCTTCGGCGAAGCAGCCAAAGCAAAGCTTGGCGAGGACAAATATGTGTTCGCCGATCAAAGCGCTGATCTGGTTGACTACACCGCCTACCAATACAGCATGGGCAAAGGCTATATTTTTGACGCAGAAGGCAATCTCAGCATCGACAAGGATACATGGATCGGCTTCATGACCAAGATGGACGAGCTGCGTAAGAAAGGGATACTGACTCCGCCAGACATCACAACAACGGATAAAGAGCTTGATCCGCAGTTGGACAGTGTCATTAACGGCAACGCCGTAGTGCGCCATTTGTTCTCCAACCAGGTAGGCTCCATTGAAGCTCTCAAGCCTGATGCCTTCGGATATGCCTCCATGCCATATGGTACAGAAGCCGGCGGCTGGCTGAAACCGGGGATGTTCTGGAGTGTTAACGCCCAATCGGCCCATCAGGCGGAAGCTGTCAAGTTCGTGGACTGGTTCGTGAACAATGAAGAGGCGGGCCAAACCTTGGGACTGACACGTGGTACACCGGTCAACTCCAAAGTGGTGGAAGCCCTCACGCCGACATTCAGCGCTGCCGATAAAACCTCGCTTGATTTCCTGAATCAGGTAACACCGGATGCGCAGCAGTTCATTAACGACCCTAAAGGCTGGGGCAATTTCAAAACCGATTATAAAACGATCGTTGAAAAGCTGCAGTTTGAGCAATCGACACCAGAAGAAGCTTACGCCGACTTGCTGAAGACCGCGGAACAATACGCAGCGGAAGCGAAGTGA
- a CDS encoding response regulator transcription factor, giving the protein MWKVVIIDDDFQVVRGLRKVIPWVELDAEFAGEAIDGESGLKLIEEVNPDIVLTDIYMPVMNGIQMIEQLKAWNFAGRFVILSGYNDFEYARTALRLGVDDYLTKPVTVDQIRSVLSETIEKLEETYLQRLELGGGESRERQEPLSLGEWLVAVLNGWSQEPGLPPASLKEQKYTVMVMEVLWTERIRSISLADWNLFKFAVSNIVAEVFGHEWPESCFVWLFGNHAALLLPSAACEPEEEIVQAADRLGELIVSSMKTYLGLEIRYGIGNVKDGWSGIKVSCDEAMQRLFEKLPLNLKNNDQASSGGEADISSEELQLTDYYQSMTKALQEERDDEVMDLFRLYLNGRQPSLPVDPLFYRVLAVELWTLLHNAMLMAGLPGRNEDEGLAMRELSGMTGLPKIEEWLEMQIRGLRKAQAPAIHEKHRKAVQFMIEYIHTHYAEDITLELLASQLYISKNYLNQLFKKVTGETFTNYVIRVRIEKAKALLLDGSHLIYEVSEMVGYQNVPYFSTLFKKYCGVSPSELMKR; this is encoded by the coding sequence ATGTGGAAAGTAGTCATCATTGACGATGATTTCCAGGTCGTCAGGGGATTACGCAAAGTAATTCCCTGGGTAGAACTGGATGCGGAATTTGCCGGGGAAGCCATTGACGGGGAGTCTGGCTTGAAGTTGATTGAAGAGGTCAACCCCGATATTGTCCTGACGGATATTTATATGCCTGTCATGAACGGGATTCAAATGATAGAACAGTTGAAAGCTTGGAATTTCGCGGGCCGGTTTGTCATTCTGAGCGGATACAATGATTTCGAATACGCCCGTACAGCACTTCGTCTCGGAGTGGACGATTATCTAACCAAGCCGGTCACCGTGGATCAAATCCGCAGTGTATTATCCGAAACAATAGAGAAGCTGGAAGAGACCTATCTACAGCGGCTGGAGCTTGGCGGGGGTGAGTCCCGGGAACGGCAGGAACCCCTCAGCCTTGGGGAATGGCTGGTAGCGGTTCTGAACGGATGGAGCCAGGAGCCTGGGCTTCCGCCGGCCTCTCTGAAGGAACAGAAGTATACGGTAATGGTGATGGAGGTCTTATGGACAGAACGCATCCGCAGCATCTCTCTGGCGGACTGGAATCTGTTCAAATTCGCCGTGTCCAACATCGTCGCCGAGGTATTTGGCCACGAATGGCCGGAATCCTGCTTCGTCTGGCTGTTCGGCAATCATGCGGCGCTGCTGCTGCCATCGGCAGCGTGTGAGCCGGAGGAAGAAATTGTTCAGGCTGCGGACCGTCTCGGGGAGCTTATTGTCAGCAGCATGAAGACTTATCTGGGGCTGGAGATCCGCTATGGGATCGGAAATGTCAAGGATGGCTGGAGCGGAATCAAAGTGTCCTGTGATGAGGCCATGCAGAGGTTGTTTGAGAAATTGCCGCTGAATTTAAAAAACAACGATCAGGCATCGAGCGGTGGAGAAGCCGACATCTCCAGTGAAGAACTGCAACTGACCGATTATTACCAGAGCATGACCAAGGCGCTGCAGGAAGAGCGGGATGATGAGGTGATGGACCTTTTCCGCCTCTACTTGAATGGCAGGCAGCCATCTCTGCCCGTAGATCCGCTGTTTTACCGCGTGCTGGCGGTCGAACTGTGGACGCTCCTGCACAATGCCATGCTGATGGCCGGACTGCCCGGCAGGAATGAGGACGAAGGGCTGGCTATGCGCGAGCTGAGTGGAATGACCGGACTTCCCAAGATAGAGGAATGGCTGGAGATGCAAATCCGCGGCCTCCGCAAGGCGCAGGCTCCGGCCATCCACGAAAAGCACCGCAAAGCGGTGCAGTTCATGATCGAATATATCCATACGCATTATGCCGAGGATATTACGCTGGAGCTTCTAGCCTCGCAGCTGTATATCTCCAAAAATTACTTGAACCAGCTGTTCAAAAAAGTGACTGGAGAAACGTTCACCAACTACGTGATCCGCGTGCGGATCGAGAAGGCCAAAGCGCTGCTTCTTGACGGTAGCCATCTGATCTACGAGGTCTCGGAGATGGTCGGCTACCAGAATGTTCCCTATTTCAGCACGCTGTTCAAGAAGTATTGCGGTGTCAGTCCCAGCGAGCTGATGAAACGATAG
- a CDS encoding sensor histidine kinase, giving the protein MRVNPFKTLRIDVVFFFGFALIVAALVGVTVLYSYINGSKEIADNTSYYQQKLLIELHKKLNTNLVDIEQSSNTAAQNLSDQYETMLDGTQYDKVRGQASIRSQLNNYVYGMPILQSIHVYSDMTPTYSVQDYVQFLSLEQIEQEAWYEDLRNSDYTWLRERIIKTNSGDTSVISFARKVYNRFNRSIAVMIFNVRVPAFQSLIATEDNRSNLALLDATGKLITATGDPGFFVQHEAQIQAHLDSQTNGAKRTGDEFLVWSSSLDSQWSLVEITSWSQITAGSLKQTQIILALGIATIVLILLLAVFLSRQFVKPIGLLLKAMSNFSLSKRTPLPGDYKNEFGRLFQGYEKLTYRIEVLYESLEEQHERQRAAEIKALQMMINPHFLYNSLDQVNWMAIEAAQPQISSMLAHLGQFFRLALSNSDSLVPLSEELAHIESYLQFQKIRWEDRLDYRFLLEEEARNLFVPKIILQPFVENAFIHGFHGKQQASLAIEVSIQDGKLLQITVTDNGRQLQENWKEKRSAKGGYGLRNVRERIVALFGDKYGFTLGNSPEGGTQAVILLPVVYTPSLKRGT; this is encoded by the coding sequence ATGAGGGTCAACCCCTTTAAAACGCTGCGAATTGATGTTGTTTTCTTTTTCGGCTTCGCTCTGATCGTGGCAGCACTGGTCGGTGTGACCGTTCTATACAGTTATATCAACGGGTCCAAAGAAATTGCCGACAACACTTCATATTACCAGCAGAAGCTGCTCATTGAGCTGCATAAGAAGCTGAACACCAACCTTGTGGATATTGAGCAAAGCTCCAATACAGCTGCGCAGAATTTAAGCGACCAGTATGAGACGATGCTGGACGGAACCCAGTATGACAAGGTGCGGGGACAAGCCAGCATTCGCTCGCAATTGAACAACTATGTCTATGGCATGCCGATTCTTCAATCGATCCATGTCTATTCTGATATGACGCCGACTTATAGTGTGCAGGATTATGTGCAGTTTCTGTCGCTTGAGCAGATAGAGCAGGAAGCCTGGTATGAGGATCTCCGAAATTCCGATTATACCTGGCTGAGAGAACGGATCATTAAGACCAATAGCGGGGATACCTCGGTGATCAGCTTTGCCCGCAAGGTCTATAACCGCTTTAACAGGTCTATTGCTGTCATGATATTCAATGTCCGGGTTCCGGCTTTTCAGTCGCTGATTGCCACTGAAGACAACCGCTCCAACCTGGCACTGCTCGATGCCACAGGCAAGCTGATTACAGCTACCGGCGACCCGGGCTTCTTCGTGCAGCATGAGGCGCAGATCCAGGCCCATCTCGATTCACAGACCAATGGTGCCAAACGGACCGGTGACGAATTTCTTGTGTGGTCTTCTTCGCTTGATTCCCAGTGGTCGCTTGTGGAGATTACCTCCTGGAGTCAGATAACAGCCGGAAGCCTGAAGCAGACCCAAATCATTCTGGCTCTCGGAATCGCTACCATCGTGCTGATTCTGCTGCTGGCTGTATTCTTGTCCCGCCAGTTCGTCAAGCCGATTGGCCTGCTGCTGAAGGCAATGAGCAATTTTTCACTTAGTAAACGGACTCCGCTGCCCGGGGATTACAAGAATGAATTTGGCCGCCTGTTCCAGGGATATGAGAAGCTGACCTACCGGATTGAAGTGCTGTATGAGAGCCTGGAGGAGCAGCATGAGCGGCAGCGGGCTGCAGAGATTAAGGCACTGCAGATGATGATCAATCCGCATTTCCTCTACAATTCGCTGGATCAGGTCAACTGGATGGCGATTGAGGCTGCGCAGCCGCAGATTAGCAGCATGCTGGCGCATTTGGGACAGTTTTTCCGGCTTGCCCTCTCAAACAGCGACAGTCTAGTCCCGTTGTCTGAGGAGCTGGCCCATATTGAGAGCTATCTGCAGTTTCAGAAGATTCGCTGGGAGGACCGCCTGGATTACCGTTTTCTGCTTGAGGAAGAGGCCCGAAATCTGTTTGTCCCAAAAATTATTCTGCAGCCGTTTGTAGAGAATGCCTTCATTCACGGTTTCCACGGCAAACAGCAGGCATCGCTGGCGATTGAGGTCAGTATTCAAGACGGCAAGCTGCTGCAGATTACCGTAACAGATAACGGCCGCCAGCTGCAGGAGAACTGGAAGGAGAAGCGAAGCGCCAAAGGCGGGTACGGACTGCGGAATGTCCGTGAACGGATTGTCGCGCTGTTCGGCGATAAATACGGCTTCACGCTGGGCAATTCGCCGGAAGGCGGCACACAGGCTGTCATCCTTCTGCCTGTAGTCTATACACCATCTCTCAAGAGGGGGACTTAA
- a CDS encoding carbohydrate ABC transporter permease, whose product MEATSLRKRLVTHISLLVVSLIMMYPIFWWLGASLKTNEEMSSANLFPKIPHWVNFSEGWVSVPNFTFTHFYINTFQLVGGVLFTSVVSCSLVAFAFSRLDFPLRKMWFAIMLVTLMLPTQVTIVPQYVMFSEWGWINTYLPFYIPHLFAGGIGGPFFIYLLVQFMRSVPKELDEAAKIDGCSWFSIYWRIMLPLVKPALVTVAIYCFLWNWDDFFGQMLYINTIDKYTINLALKLFIDSQGSVPWGQMLAMSLVSIVPSVLIFFLAQKHFVEGMSAGALKG is encoded by the coding sequence ATGGAAGCAACCAGTTTACGCAAACGCTTGGTTACGCATATTTCTCTCCTGGTCGTCAGCTTGATTATGATGTATCCGATTTTTTGGTGGCTGGGTGCCTCGCTGAAAACCAATGAGGAGATGAGTTCTGCCAATCTGTTCCCGAAAATTCCGCACTGGGTCAACTTCTCCGAGGGTTGGGTGTCGGTACCCAACTTCACGTTCACCCATTTCTATATCAATACCTTTCAGCTTGTCGGCGGGGTGTTGTTCACGAGTGTGGTCTCTTGCAGTCTGGTGGCCTTCGCCTTCTCACGGCTGGATTTCCCGCTGCGCAAAATGTGGTTTGCGATTATGCTCGTTACGTTAATGCTGCCGACGCAGGTTACGATCGTGCCGCAGTATGTTATGTTCAGCGAATGGGGCTGGATCAACACGTACCTGCCGTTCTACATTCCGCATTTGTTCGCAGGCGGCATTGGGGGTCCGTTCTTCATCTATCTGCTCGTCCAGTTTATGCGCTCCGTTCCCAAAGAGCTGGACGAGGCGGCCAAGATCGACGGCTGCTCTTGGTTCAGCATTTATTGGAGAATTATGTTGCCTTTAGTTAAACCTGCACTGGTTACCGTTGCTATCTATTGCTTCCTGTGGAACTGGGATGATTTCTTCGGGCAGATGCTTTATATTAATACCATTGACAAATATACGATCAATCTGGCACTCAAGCTGTTCATCGATTCGCAAGGATCGGTGCCTTGGGGACAAATGCTGGCGATGTCGCTGGTATCCATTGTTCCGTCGGTGCTTATTTTCTTCCTGGCACAGAAGCATTTTGTCGAAGGCATGTCGGCAGGCGCTTTGAAGGGCTAG
- a CDS encoding carbohydrate ABC transporter permease, with the protein MNNAAAKQAPTGSVKTVPSRKKRAKRWESPLAGYLFLSPWLIGFFLLTLGPMIMSLYYSFTDYSLLAAPKWTGLANYTRIFSEDDVFPSSLKITITFVLLTVPLRLMFALGIAMLLNRKIKGMSFYRTMVYFPSLIGTSIAVSILWKNIFSRNGFINDFLAVFGIKGPAWIADPKYALGTLILLMVWQFGSSMIIFLAGLKQVPGDLYEASSVDGASKFRQFFSITLPMLSPIILFNAIQTMINTFQMFTQAFVITGGGPVKSTFVYVMYLYEEAFTKFHMGYASALAWVLLLLIGLFTAVLFGTSKYWVFYETQGGKK; encoded by the coding sequence ATGAACAATGCTGCTGCAAAGCAAGCGCCCACAGGTTCTGTGAAAACGGTTCCGTCGAGGAAAAAGCGTGCCAAACGCTGGGAATCGCCGCTCGCCGGTTATCTGTTTCTCTCGCCTTGGTTAATAGGTTTCTTCCTGTTGACTCTGGGGCCGATGATTATGTCCCTCTATTACTCGTTTACGGATTACTCCCTGCTGGCGGCTCCCAAGTGGACCGGCCTTGCAAACTACACCAGAATCTTCAGCGAGGATGATGTCTTTCCGTCATCGCTGAAGATCACGATTACCTTCGTGCTGCTGACCGTGCCGCTGCGACTGATGTTTGCGCTCGGTATTGCGATGCTACTTAACCGGAAGATTAAGGGGATGTCTTTTTACCGGACGATGGTCTACTTCCCGTCGCTGATCGGGACAAGCATCGCCGTATCGATCCTCTGGAAGAATATTTTTAGCCGCAACGGGTTCATCAATGATTTCCTGGCTGTCTTCGGAATCAAAGGCCCGGCCTGGATTGCCGATCCCAAATATGCGCTGGGTACGCTGATTCTGCTGATGGTCTGGCAGTTCGGTTCGTCGATGATTATCTTCCTGGCGGGCCTGAAGCAGGTCCCGGGGGATCTGTATGAAGCGTCTTCCGTAGATGGTGCCAGCAAATTCCGCCAGTTTTTCTCGATTACCCTGCCGATGCTCTCGCCGATTATCCTGTTTAACGCGATACAGACGATGATCAACACGTTCCAGATGTTTACGCAGGCGTTTGTCATCACGGGCGGTGGGCCGGTCAAGTCCACATTTGTCTATGTCATGTATCTGTATGAAGAAGCCTTTACCAAGTTCCATATGGGTTACGCCTCGGCGCTGGCCTGGGTGCTGCTGCTGCTGATCGGGCTGTTCACGGCCGTGCTGTTCGGAACTTCGAAATATTGGGTGTTCTACGAAACGCAAGGAGGCAAGAAATAA
- a CDS encoding helix-turn-helix domain-containing protein → MKGNEHHSKFLLTHREREVFELLVQDKTTRDIAGLLFISEKTVRNHISNVMQKLNVKGRSQAVVELIKLGELKI, encoded by the coding sequence TTGAAAGGGAACGAACATCACAGCAAATTTCTGTTGACTCATCGTGAGCGCGAAGTTTTTGAGCTTCTCGTCCAGGACAAAACGACACGCGACATCGCTGGCCTGCTTTTTATCAGCGAAAAAACGGTCCGCAATCACATCTCCAACGTAATGCAAAAATTAAACGTTAAAGGCCGTTCGCAAGCGGTTGTCGAGCTGATTAAGCTTGGGGAGCTGAAAATCTAG
- a CDS encoding LacI family DNA-binding transcriptional regulator encodes MANIKEIARIAGVSVTTVSRVLNNHPYVSPDKRAAVLQTIEQLNYSRNMNAVHLITGRTRVVAVVLPFINLFYFSLIMEGLAHEALLAQYRLVLCQTNYEPEEELHVLEMLRNKEIDGVVIVSSALKPEVIEEFTGYGPILTCQDNGPRQFSSVYVEHYAAFREGLDYLAAKGHTAIGYCEGRQQGSSSLIRQTAYRDFLQVQGWPVHEEWISFGCRTEEDGAAELHRLLALNSRPSALLIAGDHVAAGLMLEARKLRLRIPEDLAVIGFDNQPIGRLLGLTTIDNQLYEMGATAFRLLLRQIQGEETEPVHHKLEYRLIERSSV; translated from the coding sequence ATGGCCAATATTAAAGAAATTGCCCGGATCGCCGGTGTATCGGTTACAACCGTATCACGCGTGCTCAACAATCACCCTTACGTCAGCCCGGATAAACGGGCCGCCGTTCTGCAAACCATTGAGCAGTTAAACTATAGCCGCAATATGAATGCCGTCCATCTCATCACAGGCCGCACTCGGGTGGTTGCGGTTGTGCTGCCTTTTATTAACTTATTTTATTTCTCGCTTATTATGGAAGGCCTGGCTCATGAAGCACTGCTGGCGCAATACCGGCTGGTGCTCTGCCAGACCAATTACGAGCCGGAAGAGGAGCTTCATGTGCTGGAGATGCTGCGCAACAAGGAAATCGACGGCGTGGTTATCGTGTCCTCCGCGCTGAAGCCGGAAGTTATTGAAGAGTTTACAGGTTACGGTCCCATACTCACTTGCCAGGACAATGGCCCGCGGCAGTTCTCTTCGGTATATGTGGAGCATTATGCGGCATTCCGCGAGGGGCTGGATTATCTGGCGGCCAAGGGACATACGGCCATCGGCTATTGCGAGGGCAGGCAGCAGGGCAGCAGCAGCCTGATCCGGCAAACGGCCTACCGTGACTTCCTCCAAGTGCAAGGCTGGCCGGTCCATGAGGAGTGGATCTCCTTCGGCTGCCGGACCGAAGAAGACGGCGCCGCCGAGCTGCACCGCCTGCTGGCGCTGAACAGCCGGCCCAGCGCCTTGCTGATCGCCGGGGATCATGTCGCAGCCGGACTGATGCTGGAAGCCCGGAAGCTGCGGCTGCGCATCCCCGAGGACTTGGCGGTAATCGGCTTCGACAACCAGCCGATCGGACGGCTGCTGGGTCTGACGACGATTGATAACCAGCTGTATGAGATGGGGGCTACCGCTTTTCGCCTCTTGCTGCGTCAGATTCAAGGCGAAGAAACGGAACCGGTGCATCACAAGCTGGAGTACCGGTTAATCGAACGTTCCAGCGTGTAG
- a CDS encoding YhcN/YlaJ family sporulation lipoprotein, translating to MLRSRIGMTVSAALLLGAVSITGCGVNQNAGKTGVQPNSVRGAGDGKIGINSTRGDKDMNKMEMSRDLADRIAAMAEVRSANVMLMGKSAYVAVILEDAAGGIHAKSNMPGALGSNTRAMNEGRSSTMDGADMGRGMNDMSTDMGRIKTGMSRDMGNMNNNMDNNNMNMNMNSDEAITMKMKEKISAEVKKYAPQINAVYVSANPDFVERMNVYGEEARAGHPLKGFANEFRTMVERIFPMRSDNR from the coding sequence ATGTTGCGGTCCAGAATCGGTATGACAGTCTCAGCCGCGCTACTTCTTGGCGCAGTAAGCATAACAGGGTGCGGAGTCAACCAGAACGCAGGGAAGACAGGGGTTCAGCCGAACAGTGTCCGGGGGGCGGGGGATGGGAAGATCGGCATTAACTCCACCCGTGGAGATAAGGATATGAACAAGATGGAGATGAGCCGGGATCTCGCCGACCGGATAGCCGCCATGGCTGAGGTTCGCAGCGCCAATGTCATGCTGATGGGCAAAAGCGCCTATGTTGCGGTGATACTGGAGGATGCGGCGGGAGGAATTCATGCCAAGAGCAATATGCCGGGGGCCTTGGGCAGCAACACCCGAGCAATGAACGAAGGCCGCAGCTCTACAATGGATGGGGCGGATATGGGCAGAGGCATGAATGATATGAGTACAGACATGGGCAGAATAAAGACCGGCATGAGCCGTGATATGGGCAATATGAACAACAACATGGACAACAACAATATGAATATGAACATGAACAGCGATGAGGCCATTACGATGAAAATGAAGGAAAAGATCTCTGCAGAGGTCAAGAAATATGCCCCGCAGATTAATGCAGTGTATGTTTCAGCAAACCCAGATTTCGTGGAACGGATGAATGTCTATGGCGAAGAGGCGAGGGCAGGACATCCGCTCAAAGGCTTCGCGAATGAATTCCGTACCATGGTTGAACGGATCTTCCCGATGCGCAGCGACAACCGCTAA
- a CDS encoding glycosyltransferase family 4 protein has protein sequence MKVLFTFYLPSGGVETLNKLRCESLQRSGIESHVLYLADTASRNMTTVPVFIRSRDDELTELLHTQHYDAIVVTSDFLLTERLRRLGYNGIIIYEAQGLGTRSDAERLVLEALPFLHSYCNAVLIPPTDHLLELFLRASPWLNRYVIPNIVDVETFQPVQVETPPDPVIAWIGRLEVNKNWREYLQVVKLLRCSKPDLHLWMFHDPLLAAEGQTLEFEYELEASGLADRLNVFTNIPNALMPGFYSSIAASGGFLLSTSITEGFGYAVAEAVCCTCPVLSTDSDGVRSFIVHDVSGKFYPLGNPEAAVQQALELMDNMPLRNLICQQGRALMVSRFGSEQYAQSFRAMMNSFSIF, from the coding sequence ATGAAGGTTCTATTTACGTTCTACCTGCCCAGCGGAGGGGTGGAAACCTTGAACAAGCTGCGGTGCGAAAGTCTGCAGCGTAGTGGTATCGAAAGTCATGTGCTGTATCTTGCAGATACAGCCAGCCGTAACATGACAACGGTCCCCGTATTTATCCGCTCCCGGGATGATGAGCTTACGGAATTGCTGCACACCCAGCATTATGACGCGATTGTTGTTACCTCAGATTTTCTGCTGACGGAAAGACTGCGGCGGCTTGGATATAACGGAATCATCATTTATGAAGCACAAGGGCTTGGAACCCGTTCCGATGCCGAGCGGCTGGTCTTAGAAGCCCTGCCTTTCCTTCACTCTTATTGCAATGCTGTCCTGATTCCGCCTACCGATCATTTGCTGGAGCTGTTCCTGCGTGCGTCCCCCTGGCTGAACCGTTATGTCATTCCCAATATCGTGGATGTTGAGACCTTCCAGCCCGTTCAGGTTGAAACTCCCCCTGATCCGGTCATTGCCTGGATAGGGAGGCTGGAGGTCAATAAAAACTGGCGGGAATACCTGCAGGTCGTCAAGCTTCTGCGCTGCAGCAAACCGGATTTGCACCTGTGGATGTTTCATGATCCACTTCTGGCTGCAGAAGGGCAAACTCTTGAATTTGAATATGAGCTGGAGGCTTCCGGCCTTGCCGACCGCCTAAATGTGTTCACCAATATTCCCAATGCCCTGATGCCTGGCTTTTATTCTTCCATTGCCGCCTCGGGCGGATTCCTGCTGTCGACCTCCATTACCGAGGGGTTCGGTTATGCGGTAGCGGAAGCGGTCTGCTGCACTTGTCCGGTACTCAGCACCGATTCCGACGGCGTCCGCTCCTTTATTGTGCATGATGTATCCGGGAAGTTCTATCCACTTGGCAATCCCGAAGCTGCCGTGCAGCAAGCGCTGGAGCTGATGGATAACATGCCGCTGCGCAATCTGATCTGCCAGCAAGGGAGGGCGCTCATGGTGTCCCGCTTTGGTTCGGAACAGTATGCCCAATCCTTCCGGGCGATGATGAACTCTTTTTCGATCTTCTAA
- a CDS encoding glycosyltransferase family 2 protein, which produces MNPKVTVVIPFYNCPYIEKALQSAFSQSWKPYEIIVVDDGSTVHTDRITPYLPRIHYLGKSNGGTASALNYGIRYSTGDYIVWLSSDDLFYRDKINNQVSFMEENRLLISYTNFNTINGLSQLVQLNASPVFASQLDYLRCFLQGNPINGCTVMFKREVFGAIGLFDESLPYTHDYDLWFRAVLNGYAPVMLNQSLTAYRTHEGMGTLKHYDEIMAESAAIRTRYSGMLHGLISSMGG; this is translated from the coding sequence ATGAACCCGAAAGTGACAGTCGTCATTCCTTTTTACAATTGTCCCTATATTGAAAAGGCGCTGCAGAGTGCGTTCTCCCAATCTTGGAAGCCTTATGAGATCATCGTTGTCGATGATGGTTCCACAGTCCACACAGACCGGATTACGCCCTACCTGCCGCGGATTCATTATCTGGGCAAAAGCAACGGCGGAACTGCCTCAGCCCTGAACTATGGCATTCGGTACTCCACCGGCGATTATATCGTCTGGCTCAGCTCCGATGATTTGTTCTACCGTGACAAAATCAACAATCAGGTTTCGTTTATGGAGGAGAATCGGTTGTTGATCTCTTATACCAATTTCAACACTATCAACGGGCTGTCGCAGCTTGTGCAGTTGAATGCTTCACCTGTTTTTGCCAGCCAGCTGGATTATCTGCGCTGTTTTCTGCAAGGCAATCCCATTAATGGCTGTACGGTGATGTTCAAAAGAGAGGTGTTTGGGGCCATCGGGCTATTTGATGAATCGCTGCCGTACACCCATGATTATGACCTGTGGTTCCGGGCGGTTCTGAACGGCTATGCACCGGTGATGCTGAATCAGTCGCTTACCGCTTACCGCACTCATGAGGGGATGGGGACCCTTAAGCATTATGACGAAATTATGGCGGAATCGGCTGCAATCCGTACACGCTACAGTGGCATGCTTCATGGACTAATCTCCTCTATGGGCGGATAG